A segment of the Desulfurellaceae bacterium genome:
CCTCGACCAGCACCTCGCGCGGTTTGCCGGCTTCCGCGGCCGGGGCGATCAGCCCCTCGCGCTCCATGCGTTCAATCATGCGGGCGGCGCGGTTATAGCCGACCCGCAGGCGACGCTGGACCCAGGAGATGGACGCCTGACGGCTTTCGATGACCAGCTCCCGGGCCTGCTCGTACATTTCGTCCTGGGTGTCGTCATCGGCAGCCTCAAGGCTCTTGGTGCTGCGGGCCTTTTCCAAGGCGCTGACCAGCTCGGAGTCAAACACCGGCTTGGCCTGTTTCTTAATCGCCCCGACCGCCTTGCTGATCTCCGGTTCGGAGACAAACGCGCCATGAATGCGCTGCGACTTGGCGCTACCCGGCGGCAGGAACAGCATGTCGCCGGCGCCCAGCAGGCGCTCAGCCCCGGCCGCGTCCAGGATCGTCCGCGAGTCGATCCGCGAAGATACCTGAAAGGACACACGGGCCGGGAAATTCGCCTTGATCAGGCCGGTAATCACATCAACCGAGGGACGCTGGGTGGCCAGGATGAGGTGAATACCCGAGGCCCGGCCCATCTGGGCCAAACGGGTAATCGGCTCTTCTATCTCGCGGCCAACGGTCAGCATGAGGTCGGCCAACTCATCGACAATCACGACCAGGTAGGGCAGACGCTGGTGAACCATGGCGTCGTCGTGTGAATCGGCGGCTGGCGCCGGGGCGGCCAGGTCGGCCCGGCCCGGCCCGGCCGCGTCTTCGCCCAGCTCATCCTCAACCACCTCTGTCAGCTTGATGACGCCGTTCGGACTGGGCGCGCCGTGCTCCAGACTGCGGTTATAGGCGCTGATATTCCGCGCCCCCTTGTCCCGCAGCAGTTTGTAGCGATACTCCATCCGCCGCACGACTTCCTGCAGCGCCGCGCCGGCTTCCTTGGGGTTGGTAATCACATGCGACAGCTGGTGGGGCAGGTTTTCGTACAGCGACAGCTCCAGCATTTTGGGGTCGATCATGATGAAGCGCACATCGCGTGGGCTGGCCCGATACAGCAGGCTCATGATCATGGCGTTGAGCGAGACCGACTTGCCGGTCCCGGTGGCGCCGGCCACCAACAGATGCGGCATACGGGCCAGGTCGGCGACGATGGGATTGCCGATCGAATCTTTGCCCAGGGCCAGGCCGAGCGGCGATTCGGTCTGCTGGAAGCCCGGGCTGTCCAGAATCTCTCGCAAATAGACCTTTTCGCGGTTTGGGTTCGAGACCTCAATGCCGACAACCGCCTTGCCCGGGATGGGAGCCAGGATGCGGACGGACACCGCCCGCAGGGCCATCTGCAAATCGTCGGCCAGCGACACCACCCGGTTGACCTTGACCCCGGGGGCGGGTTCGAACTCATACGTCGTGATGACCGGGCCGGGCCGCACCGCCACGACTTTTCCCTTGACGCCAAAGTCGTTGAGCTTGCTCTCGAGAACCTGAGAGCTGGCGTGGAGGGCTGCCTCGTCGACCTTGAGTCGGGATTCGAGCGGCGGGTCGAGCAGATCGAGGCCGGGCAGGCGATAGGGTTTTTCGTCATCAAGCACCGTGGCCGGGCTTGGCCGGGCGGCCGAGCGCGAGCGGCCGGCTTTGGACGCCGCCGGAGGTGGCGGCCGGTTGATAATGATCGGCGGCGGGGCTT
Coding sequences within it:
- a CDS encoding DNA translocase FtsK 4TM domain-containing protein, which codes for MARHTQSGQRSLGYEIGGVALIAVAIFFGLALLSYQPDRPQTNLVGIIGYLLADLLCSALGKMGYALPALAVYTAGLQFRLWRCTAATSQAVSLGVFGLASTALLSLWYADRSAVYAGGWIGGWLAVSLRTGLNQLGAYLVLIPVLVVSLMGISRLSLHALGCRLLIGGRFVGDWCGVGLRPLAAGLRPLATTLWSGLHRLPAVIPSRRQGHVAEAETYADLEPRFVASETQAHTPPPAKKAASRQARKPAKDQAPPVQEQAPPPIIINRPPPPAASKAGRSRSAARPSPATVLDDEKPYRLPGLDLLDPPLESRLKVDEAALHASSQVLESKLNDFGVKGKVVAVRPGPVITTYEFEPAPGVKVNRVVSLADDLQMALRAVSVRILAPIPGKAVVGIEVSNPNREKVYLREILDSPGFQQTESPLGLALGKDSIGNPIVADLARMPHLLVAGATGTGKSVSLNAMIMSLLYRASPRDVRFIMIDPKMLELSLYENLPHQLSHVITNPKEAGAALQEVVRRMEYRYKLLRDKGARNISAYNRSLEHGAPSPNGVIKLTEVVEDELGEDAAGPGRADLAAPAPAADSHDDAMVHQRLPYLVVIVDELADLMLTVGREIEEPITRLAQMGRASGIHLILATQRPSVDVITGLIKANFPARVSFQVSSRIDSRTILDAAGAERLLGAGDMLFLPPGSAKSQRIHGAFVSEPEISKAVGAIKKQAKPVFDSELVSALEKARSTKSLEAADDDTQDEMYEQARELVIESRQASISWVQRRLRVGYNRAARMIERMEREGLIAPAAEAGKPREVLVEAATVEE